TCTTtggtgctgctgaaacacataAAACCAGAATCTGTGCATCGCGTGAGCGGTTCTCTTCACTATTAGAAGCAGGAACAAAGGGATCGGAGAAGAATTGCATTATTCTGTAGTGTGAGGGTTGCCAAGGAGGCGACTTTACGGGACATGGGGTGATGGTGGGGGAACCGTCCCCATGGGCAGCTGCACCAACTGCAGCTTCACCCAGAGCCTCTGAGTGCGACCCTCATGGTGCCCCATCAGCACCAGGACACCTGCAGCTCATTGCAGGGCACAGGGCTGTAATTTGCAGAGTCTGTTCTCGGCAGAAATTGCTGCTTGCTTTGAAGCTGACGGGGACACAAACAGCCAGTGTGGAGGGGTGGGCAGCGCTGCTCTTGTTCCGCCCTGTATTAAATCAGAGGTTGTCTCGATCTGCCATCCCGTCCCAGCAGCGGGAGAGAATTCTTAGGGTGAAATTGCTCATTTGTGAGTGGAACAGGTTTGGTTTGAAGGACAAACTAGCAGCGTCCTCCCAAGCTCCTGGCTCTTTActtgttgttttccttcctccagtTGCCATTGGGCAGCAGTGATGGTAGTGCTGCAGTCACAGTGTGAGCACGccctgtgcttgcagcctgcagGCGATTGAGGCTCAGTTTGTGCTCCTTTCTGTTCCCACTTCAGCACGGCTCCATCAGGCTGGGCAGCTCCTGGCCTCTCCAAGCAGAGCTTTCCCAAAGCCGTGTCCGTGGGCCGAGGATTTTACCCGAGGTCCTGAAGATCAGCGGGATTTAAGAAAAACCTTCAGGTTTGGCATAAGGCCCAGAAATGTGGGTTTCTACTTTTGCAAAGTAAAATGAAGGTGATTTGCTCTGTTTGCCTGGTTGGGTGGCCTGGTTTCTTTTAGTGAGGTGCTGTATATGCAGAGAGGAGGAGCTGAGGTTCATGTTCCTTCACAGCGCTGCTGGTACTTTTGTGGTGGTTCAATGTGGGGAGCAGATCATGGACAGAAGTGGCAAGTGCCGCCtgttatttcatgttttctattAGAGCTTCTGCTTTTGGGTTGCTTCAACTTGCCAGGAGAGCTCTCTCCATATGTCCTTTGCCTTATGGCTGGCCTTTAAGTGCTGGCAAAACTGATGCACCCATTTGAGCAAAGTGGGACTGGAGAGGCAGTGTTGCTGTGCTCCATGTTGGGTCACATCCGTCCTTCGTGGCTCTGCAGCTTCTGGCTCTGCTTCCTCGCAGCTGCCTTGGGCTCTTTGCACTGAAAGCCACTGATGCTCAACAGCTCCGAGCCTCGAGACTTCCACTGTGATGTGCTGTGTTGAAAACAGCACATGAAGCTCCCCCTGGTCTCTGGGGCAGTGTGCTCTGCTCTGGAtccccagcagtgcagctccaGCCATGGATGTGTGCTGGAAACCTGCAGGCACAGAGAGCACAAACGGCCTCAGCGAGGGAAGGGAACACGAGGAGCCCGCTCcgtgcccaccgccctctgCTGCTGAACCTTTCCTATCGTCCAGCCTGACCCCCCCCCGACGCAGTTCTGCGACCCACTTCTGAAATCCCCTTTTAGCCCTCAGTGTGTGAGCACCCCCAGGAAAATCTCTGTCAGGCGACATTAGCAAGAGGGGAATTAAATCTTAGAGGATTTAGGCGAGCAGCTTTGGCTGGAGTAAATCAGGAAATACCTCGCTCCTTGAAAATCCAGGTGTGTCTTCAGGATGATTTGTGGCCTTCAGAGCAGGCTGGGTTCCGGTTGGGTGGTAGGTGCAGTTGTTTGGATGGGTGCTGGCACGGTCACCATGGCTCCAGAgccacagagatgtggcacttggggtgggtgggcatggtgggatgggtcGGGGTTGGACTGGAGCATCGTAGGGATCTGCTCTGACTTAATGACTTGGTGGGGGCCTGACCCTCTCCATTGCTACATCCCAGCCTGTTTTTCAGCTCCAGGAGTTTGGGACTGGCTCCGGTGAGGTTCATTTTTCCAGCCACCGCCTCCCTCTGCCTggcccagctctgtgtgcaggggTGCAGAGCTGATCCTACCCCCCAGCAAAGGCTGGGGCAGCTGGCCCTTGCCATGGCTTCAAAGTCCTGGAGCCTGTAATGACCTTGTTCTAAATTAGCGTCGtggttttgctgcagtgtcATGGATGCAGAGAGCCGGCTCCATCCCGGAGAGGCTGCGCTTCCTGCCGTGCTGCTCACTGCCTCTAATTAATCCTAATCAAGCTTTGCTTGAATTTTAGGCAGACTTGGGCTTGAAGGCTGCACTGAGGAGCGAAGCCggggctgggaggaggctgCAGAGTGCTGACCTTGGGCCCATCTGACGCTCACCCCGCTCTGGGATGTGCCAGGAGCGTGTTTTGCTCATCTCCGCcgtcctcctgcagcaggaacacTGCGTTCAGATAAGGCTGCACCTTTCCATCCAGCAGACAGAGGCTGAGCATCCATCCCCCTGGGTTGCATAACCGCAGCGGAGCCGAGCGGCTGCAGCCTTCTCCGCTATTGGATGTCAGCTATTGTGGGCTCCTCTTGATGAggtttttgtttggcttttttgtcAGCTGTGTCACACGGTTCGGGCTATAGATGCTCTGAAATGGTCCTTTTCCTACATGCAGCTGATGGGAGACAAGGAAACAAATCagttctttttaaatttcatttcccCCAGCTTGTCCCGCTCGTTCCCTGCTGTAATTGGCCTTCCCTGCTGTAAGCGCTTTTCTGGTTAGTTGTCAAGGAAACGTTTTAGCAGGGCACATCCTGCCTCACAACCCGCATCCCGAAGGGCTGATGCTGTCCTGCACCTGCAtcctgggagcagctctgggcagggAGGCTTCAAccccccccagcatccccagcccaTATCCCGGCCTGACTGAACAGATGAGTGTGAGGTAGGGCTGATGGATGCCTTTGGTGCAGAACCATTTCTTCATGGCAGCCCCACGTGCTGGTGGTGATGTGCTGGGCTGACTGTGGGTCTGGTGCTTGGTGAGGGATGGAGCACGCTGTGTCTGTgccccagagccccatcccgCCTTGCAGTACATGGAGCACTTTCCCTTAGCTCATATAACTGCACCGTTCAGTCCCCAGCAAGTTTATGCTCAAGTGAATAAGGCAAAGGGGTGGGAAGGGAGAGCAGGGTGCAGCGTTGGCATGGCAGAGTGCAGTGCTGTCAGCCTGCCCCGAGCAGAGGCTGTGTGGGGTTACGGGGATCACTGGCTGCCAGCTTCCATCAGCGATGTGGAACCAGCACAGCTTCTTGTAGGTGGTCCTGGAAATGGTTCTTCTGCCCAGAGACGCTGCATCAAAGTGGGAGAGGATCTCAGTGCTGCACTTAGTGCAATGGCTGTTTTGATGCCTCTCGTCCCAGCCCAAAGTTGTTGCCCAAAGGGGAGAAAGTGCACACAGTGATCAGAAGTAGGTCATCGAGAATGGGAAGGGCAGGGTGTAAGGAGCTGCCTTCCCAGGGTGGCTGCTGCACGTCCCGTCCCTGCTCCTGgccctgctcctcccagcccaTTGCTTTGGGCTGCTCAGCGCCATATGCTGCACTTTGGCTGTGAGAAGTTTGGGGGCTGCTTCCCACGCTGCCATTTGGGGCACTGCTCCTGGCCAAGGTTTGTTTCCTGGCATCTGCCCCCGGTTGCAGTTCTGTTGCCTTCgtttcatttttcagcagccccacatggagagcagcagctgtttctctgGATGGACACGCTGCACTTCCAGCCTTTCTGTCCTTATTTCTCCCACTACACATCTGCTCCCTGTGCGCAGCCCTTGCCTTTCCCAGCTCATGCCCTAAAGCAgacgctatggggcagcccgAGCagatcccagctctgtgctcgCAGCCTTCACCTCCTCCAGTCCAAAGGCTTTGCTCATGCTGTCCCTATGACATCCTTGTGTAAGTCAAGCTTGAAACCCCTGGTTTTAACTCAGGGAAGTGTTTTTCCTGGGAGTTGTTTTTCAGCCCCTAAGATCGATGATTCTTGGGCTACTGAACTTGTGCCACCCCTGGTgtgtccccagcagcagcacccagggagtgccccagcccagcactgtgctgctcactgACCTGAGGGCGCTGATGAGGAGGATGGAGCTGAAGATGTGGGTTCCTTGCTGAGCCCTCTGCCTACATCAACATGAATGGGAAGCGAGGGGCCTGGAGACCTCAGAGTGTGAATTTGTTGGTGCGGCGTGTTGCGTAAGAGCAGAAATGGGTTATCTAATCTGGAGGAGGGGCAGAGCTAAATGCAGAAACCAAGCTGGGGCATGTGCTGGAGCCAAGACGTGCTGGTCTGGGGCTGATGGTGTCCCTCTGGCTGTGGCTGCAATGCAGGAGCCGGCCGGGCTGTGCTGAGAGGCAAATGGAAGCAATGGAGGCAAAGCCAGAGCTGGGAACAGCACAGCATTGGATTCAGTGAGAGCAGCGTGTGGGTGAGAAGAGCTGAAGGCAACTGGTCAAGCACGCACCAAGTATCACAGAGCCCTGCACACACTTCTCCAACCAGAGCCACACCAAACGCTTCCGCCCTCACTAAGCTGCCCCAAATCGGATAAGAATCATTGCAATTAGCTTGCTGAGCATCCAGACTTCCCCCAGCACGGCTCTGGTGCCCCTCAGAACCAAGTGTCGGCTCTCGAggctgtgcagccctgcagggccaTCTGTCAGCACATTGAGCCGGTGGAAGGgttttttccccatgttctgCCTAGAGTTGATTTCATAAAGctgattcttttcctctttggaGGTTTTGCTGCTGATTCCCTTGTGCACCTGAAGTGTTGTTTCTCCTGGAGGTCCCCACTCCTCGCCTTGGGACCTTCCTACGAGCGATTGGTGTTGATCCCACACTTGGTACGTGTACAGCAGCAGACACTTAAAAGCTGGCAACGAAAGCAGCTTGTTGTAATTATCACAAAATTAAAGATAATCTCCTGCTCTGGAATTgtgacaaagcacagcaaagagaTTAGCAGGGCTCGTGGCTGCGTGGGGCAGCACCCCAGCCCTTCCAGTGCTGTGGATCCCCCTGCTCTGCCCATTGCTGGGCTTTGTGCTTTGTGACCAGGAAGGTCTGTTGTCACGGGCTGCTGTTTCAGCTCCAGATTCTCTGAGTCAAGTAGTGCTGTGCTCCATTGGTGCTCGCCCTGTCTGCTTTATGGCTGTGCTGTGGATTAGCTGGATTTCAAGCCATGCAAGTGAAGTCAGTGTGATTTAAGgcaaaacaccaaaacaaagcTGCTCCAGCTTTGCATATGCAGGCGAAGCATTTGGTTTGGGAGGCTGAACTGCAGGCTGCTCAAAACACCACTGGGATGAGGTGGTTTTGGCTGCTCTTCCCAGCTCTGGTCCTGTATCTGAAGGCTGTGGGCAAAATCTTAATGTCTCACCATTGGCTGCAGTGGAGAAATGGTGGCTTCtcccaaaggcagcagtggAGATAAGCGGTGGATTCATTTCTGTGTTCTATTTGGATGCTGGGTTCTGTAAATAGGTTCAGTGGTCAGTGTGCATTGTGGGGTGGCTGGGAAGGAGCTTCATGAGCGTCTCTGTGGGCCTCTGGATGTAGCTGGCTGTGGTGTTGCACAGCCCTATGGCTTATGTGGGGTCTCAGGACTCTTTGCTGAGACCTCCAGGAAAAACAGTCGCTGGGAGAAATGGTGCCTGTGTGTCTTTGGGTGAACCCAGGAACTTTGGGCTCCTGCATTGGTGGAACTGAAAACAGCACGACTGCGTGGTGGGCTTTGCAGCTTGCTTGAATGAGCAAAGCAGTCTGTTGTTGCCCGGGTGTTTTGAATCTCACATGCCTGTCTTTAGTGATGCTCTGCCCTTCTCTCCTCAGGTCTGGCACCGAAGAAAGCAGCCATCACCGAGGTGAGATGGTCTTGAAAACCCCACGCTGAGAATTGAGAATGCAATGAATGGAGACTGCGTGCTGGGCTCCTGCAGGGCCTCACCTGCTCCTGGCAGTGGGAcgaggcagcacagagccctaCAACATGGCAGCAGTGCAGAATGAGCTCCACTTCTTGCCCTGAAAACGCAGGCTGTGTGCAGGAGACTTGTTGCTGATTGTTGTATGAGGGGAATTGCTAAACCAATACCTGTGGCTTAATTATTGTGGGAGGGTGGTGGTGTGCCGTGAGGATGCAGGATGGTGCAGCTCAGGCTGGCGTGCAGGAGGATGCTCAAAGAGTAGGAAGGTTTTGAGGGAGAGATGAGGCTGCCCCTTTGTTCCCAAACTATGGGACCAGAAATAGCTGCGAGCTCCTGATTAACAGCTAAACCACAAAGAACTTCTGTCTGAATGAAATTATcagctgtttgctgcagctctgagagaCAGTGATATAATTCTGTCACTTGGGAAGTGACCTTGGATCTCGCTGCTTTAAGAGCTGCCGGGGCCTGGCTGTGCTGTAGTGACACAAAGCCCCAAGTGCTGCTGCCGGGGCTGCAAGaggagctgcatgcagcttCCCCCAGTGGGTTGCATCGACATTGTGCTGGATTGCAGCTGCCATCTGCTCCCTGCTTTGCAAAACTTCACGAGGAGCTGTTTTTGCAGCTCGCCCTGTGTGGGCTTGTCCTTTGAACTGTTAACAAATGAGATCTTGCTTAAATGGATTATCTCCATGTGAACGCAGGAGCGGGGTTGCGTTATCCATGTTATCAGCCTCTTGTTTCTCCAGTGAAGTGTGAGGCCTTGCCGTGAAACCTGAGGGCATGGGATTTTTAAGAGCAAACCTCTCGCAGTTTGATTTAATGCATCACTGTTTGTAATCGATGAGAAATCAGAGCTAAGCGTGCAGGGAATCCCGGCAGCCAGGAGGCACGAGCTTCTCTCCTGGCTCAGTGTCTTTGCCACGGGCTCTGGCCCATTGGGGGTGGGGGAACCAGgtattttcagctctgttgTCTTGAGGGATGGATAAATCAAAGAGCTTTGTTTAAGCTTGGCAGTGCCAGGTGCACCTGCTTGCAGTTGGGACCCCTCCATCCTTATGGCTTGGTCCAGCCTGCACCGTTCTGTTTGTTCCCATTGGCCAGGCCAGCTATTCTGAGATGTCACCGTGCCCTTTCATTGCAGGGCCCGTCACTACCAGGGCAGCCTGGCCAAGGAAAGAAGATCGGTCATCGGAGCGTCGATGCTTCTGGAGAAACCACCTACAAAAAGGTTTGGATCTGGGGAGCACGTTGGTAGTGGGCAGAGAAGTCAGGGCCAGGGGTCAGGAGTGGGACAGCTGAGCTTTCCTGGCTTAGCAATGGATCTGACTTAGATGGCCATGCTGTAGTGCAAGGAGTATCACAGCCACAATCTGTGCACTGACACAATGCTCCTTCCTTTCTACCAGACCACTTCCTCCACCCTGAAGGGGGCCATCCAGCTGGGCATCGGGTACACAGTCGGCAACCTGAGCTCCAAGCCAGAGAGAGATGTCCTGATGCAGGACTTCTATGTGGTGGAGAGCATTTTCTTCCCAAGGtaaaggaaacaaggaaacaaaatgaatggatgagttctttctttttcctctcactgaTTTTTTCAAGAGAGCTTCCATCTGTTTTTAGATGACAGAGATGGATGCTCTGAGTGCTTTAAGTATGCATCCATTTCATACATCACAGTGGGAAGTGTGCTTGGGTTAGCCTTGCTGTGTGCTCTTCCTTCTGTCTGTAGGATATCTGCCTCTAAATTACACTGTTTGAGATGGGAGAGGCTCATTCTAGAGCTCTTCACCTCTGTAAGCAAACAGAGCTCCCAAGAGCTATATTCTCCATGTAAATACATCCTGCTTGGCGAGTGGCTGTTCCTTGCATTCTTTGGAAGTAGGCTGTGGCAGGTAATTTAAATCTCACTCAGCTGTTGTCCGGCCACAGAAGAAAggcagtttgtttgtttgtttgtttgtgtccTTTTACAAGGCTCAGTTTATCCTTCCCATACATCAGCCTCGATGAGACCACTGTCCTGTGAATGGTAACACATCTCATGTCTGTTTTGTGCAGTGAAGGAAGTAACCTCACCCCAGCTCACCATTACGCCGACTTCAGGTTCAAAACCTACGCACCAGTGGCTTTTCGGTACTTCCGGGAGCTCTTTGGGATTCGTCCAGATGATTATTTGGTATGGATGTATTTTTGGACTTGTTTGCCCTGCTTTATTCGAGAGCAATACAGTAAATGGACCCCTAAATTGAGGCTGTCGGCTGACCTTGCCTAAAAAGGTCAGAGGAGAGTCGAGGAATCTCATTGAGGAGTGGGAAGGGGCTGTGCCTTTAGGGCTCCTCTTCAGCTCTGGGGGATAAGACCAGCACCACTCAACCAAAGGCAGTGTCTGCTGAGGGCTGGCTGTGAGCTCACACTGCAGGGGAGGGGGATGACCTGCTTCAAGTGTGTGCTGCACAAGCTGTTGTGGGGTTCCCTCTGTTGCTGTCCCTGACAATAACTCGCTGTGTTTACCAGCAAAAGGGGCTGTGttcagctggctgcagccctgtaATGTCCCCTGGGGCTCCGAGGACAAAGATGGGAATTTGTCCTTGTGTACTCACTTGAGAACTATGTGAATGTAGTTATGTTAATCATCTTATGAAGACAGAATAACGCACGGCTTGTTCCTGTGCTCGGAAAGCTCCTCAGAGCTGTTTTTAAACTACCCGGAGACGAAGGCTGCTGAGGCTTGGAGTGCGCTGGGGTTGAATTAGGTCCCATGCATGTTTGCTCAGGGGATAAAAAGCTCATCCAAATGAGCTCCCACCCTCCCCACTTTCTAACAGCCgctttttttctgacttcagcAGTAGGCAGGGGTAACCATAGCTGTAAACATACAAGCAGAAACGAGTCTGTGCCATTGCATGGCTTGACAGTCACTGCGCTCCCCATCTGTGCCAGCCGAGATAACGCTGCCTGATTTGATGAGTGGCTCAGAACCCGGGTGAGGCACAGAGCCTGCTCAGCTGCAAAGGTCACGGCTCTGATTTGTTGCTTCTGCTTCCCCCGATTCTCTCTTGCCTGCCACAGCAGCAAATGCCTTTAATTATGCATGAGATAATTAACTTGATAAAGTCTTGGATCATTAATCTGcgcagtgctgagagctgtcTTCAGTACGTGATGACgagcatttatttctctgattATGGCCCTCGCGTCCCCTGCCTTCCTCTCCCCACCTCACCTCGTGCTCCGGCAGCTCACATGGGGACCTGATTGACCCACGCAGACACTCCGGGGTTGGTGCCTCTGCACTTgagctttgtgtttctgtttctgctgaggACCTGCATCTTGCATCCTGGTGTCTAGAAATGTCCTCCCAGTGCAGCAGCCCTCGCTGTTCGGAGCGCtcatccctttctttctgtttgcacaCCTGCTCTCGtgctttctgtgtgtttccagCAGGAGCGAGGGGAGATGTGGCTGTAAAACacatctgcagagcagggcagcacgaggcctgctgagagcagaggaGCATCGTGTTCCTTCCAGCACAGATACCCAGAGCAGACTGGCGTGTCTCTTAAAATCCTATCTTTCTGTCTGTGCTGAAAGGAGCCTCGATGTGATACACACAGATACGCACAATGAGAGAAGATAAGATGTCATTATGAAGCCTGGATgttgctgaaagcagaagattAGCTTGATTCTGAGCAGTTGGGATGCTCTGAACTGTAATCTCTCTCTAATTGTAAATTGTCCATCAGCTTTGCTGCTTAGACCTAAcctataatgaaaataattctcttttgAGCTTTGCTACCCCTTAATCTGCCGGGTAGGCAGCGTGCTGGGGAAAGCCCTCAAGGTCATAGAGCTCAGTGTGCAATGAGCTGGGGCTGAAAGCATCATCTTTTTCCTCCCTAGTACTCATTATGTAACGAGCCCCTGATAGAGCTGTCCAACCCTGGTGCCAGCGGCTCCCTCTTCTATGTCACCAGCGACGATGAATTCATCATAAAAACTGTGATGCACAAAGAAGCTGAATTCCTCCAGAAGCTCCTTCCTGGTTACTACATGGTAGGTATCACCCAGCACCGGGGGTTGGGTTTGCAGTGGCAGATTTCTGTCCCACGCCCTACACAGGGCTCATTGTCCACTCATGATTCTTGTGGCATGGCTGCCCTGTGCAGTGACAGCACCAGTGCTGTGTCGTGCAGCCAGTCCCAAAGCAGAAACCCTGCCAGTTACTTGCAAACAAGCTCACAGTGCAGCACACCGATGAGGGCTCACTGCTGCACCCAGCCAGGTGAGGGGAGGTCAGAGTGAGGAAtccagtgcagctgtgctgctgtccatCAGAAGCTGTCAGGGCTGTCCTCTCATCACAGCGTGCGGAGATGTTCTATTTCCTTCCCAAACTTTCCCAAAGCTGAACAAGCAAATCACGTCTGTCCTGTCATTCCTAAGAGTGAGGCTGTCTAACAAAAGGATGTGGTGGTGCAGCAGGATGTCCGTGCTCTCTGCCCATCTGTGTGttgtgcagcagctccaggaggaggaggaggaaattgatgttgttttgtttgatttttatttttaattgtccCTGCTCTATTTGGGGCTGGAGAACGGAACGGCTGCTGAGTTCTGACACTTCTGGAGAGCCAAAGAGAGCTGCTATTTTTAAACCTGAAGTTCCCacttatttgtgtttttctcctccagttcGGTTTCCCTTTTTTAGCTGCTGTTGATGGGGAAAGCAGGGAATTTCCGGACTTGGTTATTTGCCCAGAGAGCTCTGAACATCCCATTCCCTGCACTCGGGGCCCGTTGGTATTTTGAGGTCCCAGAGCCACTGAAATGCAGGAGTTTGTCAGAGATGTAACAGTCAGCTCTTATGTCAAGTTCAGAGCGTCTCTGGGTGATGAATCCATAGCGCGGCTGCCTCGTTCACGCTCTGTGTTGGATCACAGTGGGAGCCCTGTTCCAAATGACCTTTCCTGGTGCTTTTTCCAACCCCACTGCAGAACCTGAACCAGAACCCACGGACGCTGCTGCCAAAGTTTTATGGACTGTACTGTGTGCAGTCGGGGGGCAAAAATATCCGCGTGGTCGTGATGAACAACATTCTGCCTCGTGTGGTGAAAATGCACCTGAAGTTCGACCTGAAAGGCTCAACCTACAAACGCCGGGCATccaagaaggagaaagagaagtcCAGCCCCACGTACAAAGACCTGGACTTCATTCAGGACATGCCCGAGGGCCTGATGTTGGATGCAGACACCTTCAGTGCGTTGGTGAAGACGTTGCAGCGAGACTGTCTGGTAAGGAGGGGACGACTGAAGGAGTGAGGTAACAAAGCTTTGCAAGAGCAAACAACTGAGAGTATTTGTGAATCTTCTAACCCCAAAGCAGGAGAAGTCCTGCTGCTCTTTATGGTGAAGGCAAAGCAGTGGAGTTGAATCTTGTAGCAGGCTCAGAGGATTAAGGCAGTGTTACTTGTGAGCCTTCATCCCTTTGGGTTGTGGGATGGCCAAATTCTGCAGAATCCAGAGGTGTTTACTGATCAGAAACATTCAAGCTCTGGCAAAGCACAAATACAGATGGGCTGTCCCATATTTCAGGGTCTTGCTTTGTTTGCACTGCTGAcctgtgctttttttgtctttgctctTCAATTCCGTACTAACTTGCAGGTGTTGGAAAGCTTTAAAATCATGGACTACAGCCTGCTGCTTGGTGTCCATAACATCGACCAGCAGGAGCGGGAGCGTCAGTCCGAGGGAGCGCACAGCACGTCGGATGAGAAGCGTCCCGTGGGGCAAAAGGCACTTTACTCCACAGCCATGGAATCCATCCAGGGTGGGGCTGCCCGGGGGGAGTCCATAGACACAGATGACACGTAGGTGGAAACCTGGGCCCCTCCTGctgggtggggtggggggggcagagTAAATCTCAAACTGAGGGCTGCTTACAGCTCTCCTGGGGCTGTGGCACTGCTTCCCGAAGCCATCCCAGCACGGTGAGCCATGTAACTGATGGAGCAGTGCACCAGGGTCTGCCCCATCTGTGCTCCGTGGGTTCCTCCTGGCTGTCCTGCTGGCCCTGTGGACTTTGCTACCAAACgctgcagtttgctgtgctggctgctggcagccacaCTCTGTGGAACCAGCTGCTCCGGTTCCAGTGGAGGATCAGTCACAGTGGAGCCAGGAAATAGTTTGGTGTTTCCATTCTTTCAAAAAGCATCCCTAATTGTAGTGGCTGCTTTATGCTTGCATGCTTCTGttgtgtgctggtgctgctgcaccTT
The DNA window shown above is from Coturnix japonica isolate 7356 chromosome 28, Coturnix japonica 2.1, whole genome shotgun sequence and carries:
- the PIP5K1C gene encoding phosphatidylinositol 4-phosphate 5-kinase type-1 gamma isoform X7 — its product is MELDVPDVPEEAEGSAVAGAGAITPESGAGGPDAAGGLAPKKAAITEGPSLPGQPGQGKKIGHRSVDASGETTYKKTTSSTLKGAIQLGIGYTVGNLSSKPERDVLMQDFYVVESIFFPSEGSNLTPAHHYADFRFKTYAPVAFRYFRELFGIRPDDYLYSLCNEPLIELSNPGASGSLFYVTSDDEFIIKTVMHKEAEFLQKLLPGYYMNLNQNPRTLLPKFYGLYCVQSGGKNIRVVVMNNILPRVVKMHLKFDLKGSTYKRRASKKEKEKSSPTYKDLDFIQDMPEGLMLDADTFSALVKTLQRDCLVLESFKIMDYSLLLGVHNIDQQERERQSEGAHSTSDEKRPVGQKALYSTAMESIQGGAARGESIDTDDTMGGIPAVNGKGERLLLHVGIIDILQSYRFIKKLEHTWKALVHDGDTVSVHRPSFYAERFFKFMTNTVFRKNSSLKSSPSKKGRSALLAVKTPGPTAAFSASQLPSEKDETQYDLRAARSYPTLDDEAGRPDLLPCTPPSFEEATTASIATTLSSTSLSVPERSPSETSEQPRYRRRTHSSGQDGRSHEEVRVEEEISDQQISVELEPKCDVEIVAPEEDKEEAASSACAIVMSTATIEVETASQASEPASQASDEDDVPVTDIYF
- the PIP5K1C gene encoding phosphatidylinositol 4-phosphate 5-kinase type-1 gamma isoform X6 translates to MELDVPDVPEEAEGSAVAGAGAITPESGAGGPDAAGGLAPKKAAITEGPSLPGQPGQGKKIGHRSVDASGETTYKKTTSSTLKGAIQLGIGYTVGNLSSKPERDVLMQDFYVVESIFFPSEGSNLTPAHHYADFRFKTYAPVAFRYFRELFGIRPDDYLYSLCNEPLIELSNPGASGSLFYVTSDDEFIIKTVMHKEAEFLQKLLPGYYMNLNQNPRTLLPKFYGLYCVQSGGKNIRVVVMNNILPRVVKMHLKFDLKGSTYKRRASKKEKEKSSPTYKDLDFIQDMPEGLMLDADTFSALVKTLQRDCLVLESFKIMDYSLLLGVHNIDQQERERQSEGAHSTSDEKRPVGQKALYSTAMESIQGGAARGESIDTDDTMGGIPAVNGKGERLLLHVGIIDILQSYRFIKKLEHTWKALVHDGDTVSVHRPSFYAERFFKFMTNTVFRKNSSLKSSPSKKGRSALLAVKTPGPTAAFSASQLPSEKDETQYDLRAARSYPTLDDEGRPDLLPCTPPSFEEATTASIATTLSSTSLSVPERSPSETSEQPRYRRRTHSSGQDGRSHEEVRVEEEISDQQISVELEPKCDVEIVAPEEDKEEAASSACAIVMSTATIEVETASQASEPASQASDEDDVPVTDIYFADALGGAVEV
- the PIP5K1C gene encoding phosphatidylinositol 4-phosphate 5-kinase type-1 gamma isoform X4, yielding MELDVPDVPEEAEGSAVAGAGAITPESGAGGPDAAGGLAPKKAAITEGPSLPGQPGQGKKIGHRSVDASGETTYKKTTSSTLKGAIQLGIGYTVGNLSSKPERDVLMQDFYVVESIFFPSEGSNLTPAHHYADFRFKTYAPVAFRYFRELFGIRPDDYLYSLCNEPLIELSNPGASGSLFYVTSDDEFIIKTVMHKEAEFLQKLLPGYYMNLNQNPRTLLPKFYGLYCVQSGGKNIRVVVMNNILPRVVKMHLKFDLKGSTYKRRASKKEKEKSSPTYKDLDFIQDMPEGLMLDADTFSALVKTLQRDCLVLESFKIMDYSLLLGVHNIDQQERERQSEGAHSTSDEKRPVGQKALYSTAMESIQGGAARGESIDTDDTMGGIPAVNGKGERLLLHVGIIDILQSYRFIKKLEHTWKALVHDGDTVSVHRPSFYAERFFKFMTNTVFRKNSSLKSSPSKKGRSALLAVKTPGPTAAFSASQLPSEKDETQYDLRAARSYPTLDDEGRPDLLPCTPPSFEEATTASIATTLSSTSLSVPERSPSETSEQPRYRRRTHSSGQDGRSHEEVRVEEEISDQQISVELEPKCDVEIVAPEEDKEEAASSACAIVMSTATIEVETASQASEPASQASDEDDVPVTDIYFPTDERSWVYSPLHYSAQLHSVSDEESDT
- the PIP5K1C gene encoding phosphatidylinositol 4-phosphate 5-kinase type-1 gamma isoform X3 — protein: MELDVPDVPEEAEGSAVAGAGAITPESGAGGPDAAGGLAPKKAAITEGPSLPGQPGQGKKIGHRSVDASGETTYKKTTSSTLKGAIQLGIGYTVGNLSSKPERDVLMQDFYVVESIFFPSEGSNLTPAHHYADFRFKTYAPVAFRYFRELFGIRPDDYLYSLCNEPLIELSNPGASGSLFYVTSDDEFIIKTVMHKEAEFLQKLLPGYYMNLNQNPRTLLPKFYGLYCVQSGGKNIRVVVMNNILPRVVKMHLKFDLKGSTYKRRASKKEKEKSSPTYKDLDFIQDMPEGLMLDADTFSALVKTLQRDCLVLESFKIMDYSLLLGVHNIDQQERERQSEGAHSTSDEKRPVGQKALYSTAMESIQGGAARGESIDTDDTMGGIPAVNGKGERLLLHVGIIDILQSYRFIKKLEHTWKALVHDGDTVSVHRPSFYAERFFKFMTNTVFRKNSSLKSSPSKKGRSALLAVKTPGPTAAFSASQLPSEKDETQYDLRAARSYPTLDDEAGRPDLLPCTPPSFEEATTASIATTLSSTSLSVPERSPSETSEQPRYRRRTHSSGQDGRSHEEVRVEEEISDQQISVELEPKCDVEIVAPEEDKEEAASSACAIVMSTATIEVETASQASEPASQASDEDDVPVTDIYFPTDERSWVYSPLHYSAQLHSVSDEESDT